Proteins found in one Labrenzia sp. VG12 genomic segment:
- a CDS encoding aminotransferase class I/II-fold pyridoxal phosphate-dependent enzyme translates to MRHTSGLDLVLTRDETAAAFSAAVPPIFQTSTFLFQTYEALEDCYSGASSADLYSRTGNPTVRLLEDKLARLEGGGKAIAFSSGMAAISSAVLGLLKAGDRIVSIRNAYSDAYRLFEVLLPRFGIETDYVDASDLEALQGRLEGATLLFLENPSSFVFETLDLRKVAALARAKNVITLIDNSFASPVLQRPIEAGIDLVVHSASKYLSGHSDVVAGCVIGHPTYIDRIRATAVPLLGAKLSAMEASLILRGLRTLALRVDAHTQTADWIVERLKDDPRIARIHRPGHAEPLPETLSGAGGLFTLTFQEGGDIRAFCNALRIFRLGVSWGGFESLVLPAAIANRQDSGPNALNAFQISKNSVRFFAGLEGASALLEDITTALDAAWHQEAVKENALGG, encoded by the coding sequence ATGCGGCATACCTCTGGTCTGGATCTGGTGCTGACACGGGACGAGACGGCAGCTGCCTTCAGCGCGGCGGTGCCGCCGATCTTTCAGACCTCGACCTTTCTGTTTCAGACCTATGAGGCGCTTGAGGACTGTTACAGCGGTGCCAGTTCCGCAGATCTCTATTCCCGAACCGGCAATCCCACGGTGCGGCTGCTGGAAGACAAGCTGGCCAGGCTGGAAGGCGGCGGCAAGGCCATCGCGTTTTCAAGCGGAATGGCGGCGATCTCCAGCGCGGTGCTCGGGCTGCTCAAGGCTGGTGACCGGATTGTCAGCATCCGAAATGCCTATTCAGATGCGTATCGCCTGTTCGAAGTGCTGCTGCCGCGCTTTGGTATCGAAACGGACTATGTCGACGCGTCGGACCTGGAGGCTCTTCAGGGCCGCCTTGAGGGCGCCACGCTGCTCTTCCTGGAAAACCCGTCGAGCTTCGTTTTCGAGACTTTGGACCTGCGCAAGGTTGCGGCGCTGGCCAGGGCGAAGAACGTCATCACGCTGATTGACAACAGCTTCGCGTCGCCCGTGCTGCAGCGGCCGATCGAGGCAGGCATCGATCTGGTCGTGCATTCCGCTTCAAAATATCTGTCAGGACATAGTGACGTCGTTGCCGGATGCGTCATCGGTCATCCCACTTACATCGACCGCATCCGTGCAACGGCGGTGCCGCTGCTTGGCGCCAAACTGTCAGCCATGGAAGCCTCCCTGATCCTGCGGGGGCTGCGCACGCTTGCGCTGCGTGTCGACGCGCACACGCAGACCGCGGACTGGATCGTCGAGCGGCTGAAAGACGATCCGCGCATTGCCAGAATTCACCGTCCCGGGCATGCCGAACCGCTGCCGGAAACCTTGAGCGGCGCGGGCGGTCTCTTCACCCTGACGTTTCAGGAGGGGGGCGATATCCGGGCATTCTGCAATGCCCTCAGGATTTTCCGCCTTGGCGTCAGTTGGGGCGGGTTTGAAAGCCTGGTGCTGCCGGCTGCCATTGCCAACCGGCAGGATTCGGGTCCGAACGCCTTGAACGCATTCCAAATTTCGAAAAATTCGGTCCGGTTCTTTGCCGGGCTCGAAGGTGCATCCGCGCTTCTGGAGGACATCACCACAGCTCTTGATGCCGCCTGGCATCAGGAGGCGGTGAAGGAGAATGCGCTGGGTGGGTAA
- a CDS encoding MaoC family dehydratase, which produces MSDLIHFEDFAPGQIYDLGSLTVSRDDIVAFAAEFDPQPFHLDDEAGKASILGGLAASGWHTASLVMRLLASNLLNKTAGRGSPGISDLKWKRPVLPGDTLTARAEVMETKALRSKPDLGIVTVEVTAKNQEGATVLTWLNPILFARREAGA; this is translated from the coding sequence ATGTCCGATCTCATCCATTTTGAAGATTTCGCACCGGGGCAGATCTATGACCTCGGCTCCTTAACCGTCTCCCGCGATGACATTGTCGCCTTCGCGGCCGAATTCGATCCGCAACCGTTTCACCTGGACGATGAGGCCGGCAAGGCATCGATCCTCGGTGGGTTGGCGGCGTCCGGCTGGCACACGGCTTCCCTGGTCATGCGCCTGCTCGCGTCCAACCTTCTGAACAAGACCGCGGGCCGCGGCTCGCCGGGCATCAGCGACCTCAAATGGAAACGCCCTGTTCTTCCAGGTGACACACTTACGGCCAGGGCGGAGGTCATGGAGACAAAGGCGCTACGGTCCAAACCGGATCTCGGCATCGTCACGGTCGAAGTGACTGCCAAAAATCAGGAGGGAGCCACAGTCCTCACCTGGTTAAACCCGATCCTGTTCGCCCGTCGGGAGGCAGGCGCATGA
- a CDS encoding carbohydrate ABC transporter permease yields the protein MNQVPAKPFVTNVAPGPQGKPPRKLTPSRIGIYLFLVMAAAFFLLPLYVVVLTSLKTMPEIRLGNILEWPEIWTFEAWIVAWDSACTGLTCEGIKVGFWNSVKILIPSLFVSIMAGAICGYVLSYWKFRGSELFFFIVLFGAFVPYQVMIYPIIRIFSVTGLYGSLAGIVLIHTIFGLPIMTLIFRNFYSSLPKEIFNAARVDGGGFFAIFFHVLLPMSTPMLIVAVILQVTGIWNDYLLGLIFGGRDNIPMTVQLNNIVNSARGDVAYNVNMAATLLTALVPLAVYFFSGRWFVRGIAAGAVKG from the coding sequence ATGAACCAGGTCCCAGCCAAACCCTTCGTGACGAACGTTGCACCGGGGCCTCAGGGCAAGCCACCGCGCAAGCTCACGCCAAGCCGGATCGGAATCTATCTGTTTCTGGTCATGGCCGCGGCGTTCTTTCTGCTGCCGCTTTATGTCGTGGTGCTGACCTCGCTGAAGACGATGCCGGAAATCCGTCTGGGCAACATTCTGGAATGGCCCGAAATCTGGACCTTTGAAGCCTGGATCGTTGCCTGGGACAGTGCCTGCACCGGGCTCACCTGCGAGGGCATCAAGGTCGGGTTCTGGAACTCGGTGAAGATCCTGATCCCGAGCCTCTTCGTGTCGATCATGGCCGGCGCGATCTGCGGCTACGTGCTCAGCTACTGGAAGTTCAGGGGCTCGGAACTGTTCTTTTTCATCGTGCTGTTCGGTGCCTTCGTGCCCTACCAGGTGATGATCTATCCGATCATCCGGATCTTTTCGGTGACAGGTCTTTACGGCAGCCTTGCCGGGATCGTCCTGATCCACACGATCTTCGGCCTGCCGATCATGACGCTGATCTTCCGCAACTTTTACAGCTCGCTTCCCAAGGAGATCTTCAATGCCGCGCGTGTCGACGGCGGCGGCTTCTTCGCGATCTTCTTTCACGTGCTGTTGCCGATGTCGACGCCGATGCTGATCGTTGCCGTCATTCTTCAGGTGACCGGTATCTGGAATGACTACCTGCTCGGCCTGATCTTCGGCGGGCGCGACAACATTCCGATGACCGTGCAGCTCAACAACATCGTCAATTCGGCGCGCGGCGATGTTGCCTACAACGTCAACATGGCCGCCACGCTGCTGACGGCCCTGGTGCCGCTGGCCGTCTATTTCTTCTCCGGACGCTGGTTCGTGCGCGGCATCGCTGCCGGCGCCGTCAAGGGGTGA
- a CDS encoding MaoC family dehydratase, whose protein sequence is MTDFFEDIKIGDTLELGEHTFTQDEILRFAEQFDPQPFHLSEEAAAQTHFGRLCASGWHTASVFMKLWVAAHQKVQKEAAAQGKTPAKLGPSPGFEDLKWIKPVYVGDRLRYKRVVTGKTESRSRPDWGLIHSDMLAENQDGKLVFSFKGTVFVERRPAGTGS, encoded by the coding sequence ATGACGGACTTTTTCGAAGACATCAAGATCGGCGATACGCTTGAGCTCGGCGAACACACCTTCACGCAAGACGAGATTCTCCGTTTTGCGGAACAGTTCGACCCCCAGCCCTTTCACCTGAGCGAGGAAGCCGCAGCGCAGACCCATTTCGGCCGGCTGTGTGCTTCTGGCTGGCATACCGCATCCGTCTTCATGAAACTGTGGGTGGCAGCTCACCAGAAGGTTCAGAAGGAGGCCGCAGCGCAAGGCAAGACGCCTGCAAAGCTCGGCCCTTCGCCGGGGTTTGAAGACCTGAAATGGATCAAGCCGGTCTATGTCGGTGACAGGCTCAGATACAAGCGCGTCGTCACCGGCAAGACGGAAAGCCGCAGCCGACCGGATTGGGGCCTGATCCATTCCGACATGCTTGCCGAAAACCAGGACGGCAAGCTGGTGTTTTCCTTCAAGGGCACGGTGTTTGTGGAACGACGCCCCGCCGGCACCGGCAGCTGA
- a CDS encoding dipeptidase translates to MSLPFFDGHNDVLLRLLRAGASDGAARFLDGTPDTQLDLPRARRAGFAGGLFAMFAPSPEHYDFEDYQSDKGYSVPMPPPLAPELAQDATLKMVGVAEEIEAMSSGGVRICRQSEEIRDCVDRGQLAMVLHIEGADCIDAEFRFLDVLYARGLRSIGLVWSRDNIFGHGVPFQFPASPDMGAGLTEQGKALVSECDRRGIMIDLSHLNEKGFWDVAGVSSRPLVATHSNAHRLCASPRNLTDRQLRAIADTGGVVGVNFAPCFLAANGLLESGVPLEQVLAHIRYLANHLGEDGVTLGSDFDGVMMPDEIGDVLGVPKIFAALERGGWSSRSIEKFALGNWMRVLRQTIG, encoded by the coding sequence ATGAGCTTGCCATTCTTCGACGGCCACAACGATGTCTTGCTGCGCCTGTTGCGCGCCGGTGCCTCAGACGGAGCGGCGCGGTTTCTTGACGGAACGCCGGACACCCAGCTGGATTTGCCGCGTGCGCGCCGGGCCGGTTTTGCGGGAGGCCTGTTTGCCATGTTCGCGCCATCACCGGAGCACTACGATTTCGAGGACTATCAGTCGGACAAGGGCTATAGCGTGCCCATGCCGCCGCCGCTGGCCCCGGAGCTGGCACAAGATGCGACACTGAAGATGGTTGGTGTGGCTGAAGAGATCGAGGCAATGTCTTCTGGCGGCGTGCGGATCTGCAGGCAGAGCGAAGAGATCCGGGACTGCGTCGATCGGGGCCAGCTTGCCATGGTTCTGCATATCGAGGGCGCAGACTGCATCGACGCGGAATTCAGGTTCCTTGATGTGCTCTACGCACGCGGATTGCGATCCATTGGACTGGTCTGGAGCCGCGACAATATCTTTGGCCATGGCGTGCCGTTCCAGTTTCCGGCGTCGCCCGACATGGGTGCCGGTCTGACAGAGCAGGGAAAAGCCTTGGTGTCGGAATGCGACCGCAGGGGCATCATGATCGACCTGTCTCATCTCAATGAAAAGGGTTTTTGGGACGTTGCCGGCGTCAGTTCCAGGCCACTCGTTGCCACGCACTCCAATGCTCACCGTCTTTGTGCGTCACCTCGCAATCTGACTGACCGGCAGCTAAGGGCGATTGCCGACACGGGTGGTGTCGTCGGTGTCAATTTTGCGCCGTGTTTTCTGGCTGCCAACGGTCTGCTTGAAAGCGGCGTGCCATTGGAACAGGTCCTGGCGCACATCCGTTATCTGGCCAATCACCTCGGTGAGGACGGTGTGACGCTCGGATCGGACTTTGACGGCGTGATGATGCCCGACGAGATTGGTGATGTGCTTGGTGTGCCGAAGATCTTCGCTGCCTTGGAAAGGGGCGGCTGGTCCAGTCGAAGCATTGAAAAGTTTGCGCTCGGCAACTGGATGCGCGTGCTGCGCCAGACCATTGGTTGA
- a CDS encoding ABC transporter ATP-binding protein: protein MLDRNAHVRAKDLSVSFGAVDVLKGLNLDIHRGEFLVLLGSSGCGKSTLLNTIAGLQDASGGQILIDGRNVTWEEPKDRGLAMVFQSYALYPKMTVRGNLSFALKMNGTPKRDIADQVDEAARILQISHLLDRRPSELSGGQRQRVAIGRALVRHVDVFLFDEPLSNLDAKLRAELRVELKRLHRELGATMIYVTHDQVEALTLADRIAAMKDGVIQQLAPPEEIYNAPANRFVAQFIGLPSMNFFRGAIADQNGAPAFWSDELTIDLSGYETASAMTAGREVDLGVRPEHITLCTGASSGRPAVSGKVDLVEMLGSEQIVWVVSKSSRFCMRIPPDEKVRAGDMVEACFNTGRLNLFDLKSGLRL, encoded by the coding sequence ATGCTCGACAGAAACGCACATGTACGCGCGAAGGATCTGAGTGTCAGCTTCGGCGCGGTCGATGTTCTCAAGGGATTGAATCTCGACATTCACAGAGGTGAATTCCTCGTTCTGCTGGGATCATCCGGCTGCGGGAAATCGACGCTTCTCAACACGATTGCGGGCCTGCAGGACGCCAGCGGCGGCCAGATCCTGATCGACGGCCGCAATGTGACCTGGGAGGAGCCGAAGGACCGGGGACTGGCCATGGTGTTCCAGTCCTATGCGCTTTATCCAAAAATGACCGTGCGCGGAAATCTCTCCTTCGCCCTGAAAATGAACGGCACTCCCAAGCGGGACATCGCCGACCAGGTGGACGAGGCGGCACGGATCCTCCAGATCAGCCATCTTCTGGATCGCCGTCCCAGCGAGCTTTCCGGCGGGCAGCGCCAGCGTGTCGCCATCGGACGGGCGCTGGTGCGCCATGTCGATGTTTTCCTGTTCGACGAGCCGCTGTCCAATCTGGATGCCAAGCTGCGCGCCGAATTGCGCGTGGAACTGAAACGCCTGCACCGGGAGCTCGGTGCGACCATGATCTATGTCACTCATGACCAGGTTGAAGCCCTGACGCTGGCAGACAGGATCGCGGCCATGAAAGACGGCGTGATCCAGCAGCTGGCGCCACCGGAAGAGATCTACAACGCGCCTGCCAACAGGTTCGTGGCTCAGTTCATCGGTCTGCCGAGCATGAATTTCTTCAGGGGTGCGATTGCCGATCAGAACGGTGCACCGGCCTTCTGGTCCGATGAGCTGACGATAGACCTCTCCGGCTACGAAACAGCGTCTGCCATGACTGCCGGGCGCGAGGTGGATCTTGGCGTCCGGCCCGAACACATCACGCTTTGCACGGGCGCATCCAGCGGCCGGCCGGCGGTCTCCGGCAAAGTGGACCTGGTGGAAATGCTCGGATCCGAACAGATTGTCTGGGTCGTTTCCAAATCCTCGCGCTTCTGTATGCGGATCCCGCCGGACGAGAAGGTCCGGGCCGGGGACATGGTCGAGGCCTGCTTCAACACTGGCAGACTCAATCTGTTCGACTTAAAGTCCGGGCTGCGCCTATGA
- a CDS encoding FadR/GntR family transcriptional regulator, with amino-acid sequence MHELQPVPAKSKLEAVVDRLVDFISSNRYSAGDRLPSERELMDALGVGRSSVREAVRKLEALNALEIRHGAGTFVRRTIQPGEILVPLAIREERGALLLALDLRRALESEAAALAALRGSDADIANIEEKLLAMEAVHQAKGAALEEDEAFHRSIYEAAQNPLFEQIISNMRGPFLKFFSNAVKSTRIGESSFPLHRELYQAIADRDPERSRAKTVELLDLVEQDLRMMD; translated from the coding sequence ATGCATGAACTGCAACCGGTTCCGGCCAAAAGCAAACTTGAAGCGGTGGTTGACAGGCTGGTCGATTTCATCAGCAGCAATCGTTATTCGGCCGGTGACAGGCTACCGTCAGAACGGGAGCTGATGGACGCGTTGGGTGTGGGCCGCTCCTCCGTGCGCGAAGCGGTGCGCAAGCTGGAGGCGCTCAACGCCCTGGAGATCCGCCATGGCGCCGGCACGTTTGTCCGGCGCACCATTCAGCCAGGAGAAATTCTCGTGCCGCTGGCCATTCGCGAGGAAAGGGGCGCGCTTCTGCTCGCTCTGGATCTGCGCAGGGCACTGGAAAGCGAAGCCGCCGCACTGGCCGCTTTGCGCGGCTCGGACGCAGATATTGCGAATATCGAGGAAAAACTTCTGGCGATGGAAGCCGTTCATCAGGCCAAGGGCGCCGCGCTGGAGGAAGATGAGGCGTTTCACCGATCGATCTATGAAGCAGCCCAGAACCCTCTGTTTGAACAGATTATTTCAAACATGCGCGGGCCGTTTCTCAAGTTCTTTTCCAATGCGGTCAAGTCCACACGGATCGGCGAAAGCTCGTTTCCCTTGCACCGCGAGTTGTATCAGGCGATTGCCGACCGCGATCCGGAGAGAAGCCGCGCAAAAACGGTTGAACTGCTCGATCTCGTCGAGCAGGACCTGCGCATGATGGACTGA
- a CDS encoding carbohydrate ABC transporter permease — MLRLSSSQLTARLVITPFVIVAVTIFVICVLWSVQLSFTGSKLLPSHDYVGLRQYERLFATTRWLVSLQNMVTFGIFFVGGSLVFGFLLAVFIDQKVRAESVFRTIFLCPHALSFVVTGLAWQWLLNPSLGIQKSVRELGWEGFTFDWLVDQQMAIYTIVIAAIWQASGLVMALMLAGLRSVEPEIWKAARVDGIRPWRVYLHVIVPILGPVIFTSVVLLSLSVIKGYDIVVAMTDGGPGIATEVPAKFVLDHILRRANIGLAMAGATVMLITVIAALAPWLYAQNMRKRRAS; from the coding sequence ATGTTACGCTTGAGTTCGTCACAGCTGACGGCAAGGCTCGTGATTACGCCCTTTGTCATAGTCGCGGTGACCATCTTCGTAATCTGCGTCCTGTGGTCGGTGCAGCTTTCCTTCACCGGTTCAAAACTGCTGCCGAGCCACGATTATGTTGGCCTGCGCCAGTATGAACGCCTGTTTGCAACGACCCGGTGGCTCGTCTCGCTGCAGAACATGGTCACGTTCGGCATCTTTTTTGTCGGCGGCTCCCTGGTCTTCGGCTTTCTGCTGGCGGTGTTCATCGACCAGAAGGTGCGCGCGGAATCCGTTTTCCGGACGATCTTCCTGTGTCCGCATGCCTTGTCGTTCGTGGTCACCGGCCTTGCCTGGCAATGGCTGCTCAACCCGTCACTCGGCATTCAAAAAAGCGTACGGGAGCTTGGCTGGGAGGGGTTCACGTTCGACTGGCTGGTCGACCAGCAGATGGCGATCTACACGATTGTGATCGCGGCCATCTGGCAGGCGTCCGGGCTGGTGATGGCCTTGATGCTGGCGGGCCTGAGATCAGTCGAACCGGAAATCTGGAAGGCCGCCAGGGTCGACGGCATCAGACCCTGGCGGGTCTATCTGCACGTGATCGTGCCTATCCTCGGGCCCGTGATTTTCACCAGCGTGGTCCTGCTGTCGCTGTCCGTGATCAAGGGCTACGACATCGTTGTGGCGATGACGGATGGCGGACCGGGCATTGCAACGGAAGTGCCAGCGAAGTTCGTGCTCGACCATATCCTGCGGCGTGCCAATATCGGCCTCGCCATGGCGGGCGCAACCGTCATGCTGATCACCGTGATCGCGGCTCTCGCACCCTGGCTCTACGCCCAGAACATGCGCAAAAGGAGGGCGTCATGA
- a CDS encoding ABC transporter substrate-binding protein, with product MKLIKTLLAGVAVAAVAMPALADTKKAEVLHWWTSSGEAAAIKQFAEAYNAAGGEWIDSGVGGTDMAKSMLTNRLMGGNPPQVGQFNTSREFEELIDAGVLNNIDAEAEAGNWGELFPPIIDNLVKRNGHYYALPVNIHGSNWLWYNIDLLEQAGVEPPSDWDSFFAAAEKLQEAGIVPLALGGQAWQERLTFNAVLLTIGGQDLYLRLFQDRDLSALESDEMKQVVSTYTRLRDLVRATDSGSPGRSWNDATNMVISGKAAMQIMGDWAKGEFIAAEKEIGKDYGCVPAVLPGSTYMISGDVFVFPKTGSDADREAQSLMATTMLDPKVQVAFNNVKGSVPVRPDVDASQMDACGQQAIKLTSDAKVHVGSTSMYISPDLAGALQDIYTEYWNSEGMSEEDVLSLMNSAFKSID from the coding sequence ATGAAACTGATCAAAACCCTGCTGGCAGGTGTTGCTGTCGCGGCGGTCGCCATGCCGGCCCTCGCCGACACCAAGAAGGCGGAAGTGCTGCACTGGTGGACCTCTTCGGGGGAAGCTGCGGCCATCAAGCAATTTGCCGAGGCCTATAATGCCGCCGGCGGCGAATGGATCGATTCCGGTGTCGGTGGCACCGACATGGCGAAGTCGATGCTGACCAACCGGCTGATGGGCGGAAACCCGCCGCAGGTTGGCCAGTTCAACACATCGCGGGAGTTCGAGGAGCTCATCGACGCGGGCGTGCTGAACAACATCGATGCCGAAGCGGAGGCCGGCAACTGGGGCGAGTTGTTCCCGCCCATCATCGACAATCTGGTCAAGCGCAATGGTCATTATTATGCGTTGCCGGTCAATATCCACGGCTCCAACTGGCTCTGGTACAACATCGATCTCCTGGAACAGGCAGGCGTGGAGCCGCCCAGCGACTGGGACAGCTTCTTTGCCGCGGCCGAGAAACTCCAGGAAGCCGGTATCGTACCGCTTGCACTGGGTGGCCAGGCCTGGCAGGAGCGGCTGACATTCAACGCGGTTCTTCTGACGATCGGTGGCCAGGATCTCTATCTGCGCCTGTTCCAGGATCGCGATCTGTCTGCGCTTGAATCTGACGAGATGAAGCAGGTGGTGTCGACCTATACGCGGCTGCGCGATCTGGTGCGGGCAACCGATAGCGGTTCGCCGGGCCGGTCCTGGAATGACGCCACCAACATGGTCATCTCCGGCAAGGCCGCCATGCAGATCATGGGCGATTGGGCCAAAGGCGAATTCATCGCGGCCGAAAAGGAAATCGGCAAGGACTATGGCTGCGTCCCGGCCGTCCTGCCCGGCTCGACCTACATGATCTCCGGCGATGTCTTCGTGTTCCCGAAGACCGGCAGTGATGCGGACCGCGAGGCCCAATCACTGATGGCGACCACCATGCTCGATCCGAAGGTCCAGGTGGCGTTCAACAACGTCAAGGGGTCCGTTCCCGTACGGCCGGATGTGGATGCCTCGCAGATGGACGCCTGCGGCCAGCAGGCGATCAAGCTGACCAGCGATGCGAAGGTCCATGTCGGTTCGACCAGCATGTATATCTCGCCGGATCTCGCCGGAGCGCTGCAGGACATCTACACCGAGTACTGGAATTCCGAAGGCATGAGCGAAGAGGATGTTCTGTCCTTGATGAACTCGGCCTTCAAATCCATCGACTGA
- a CDS encoding methyltransferase encodes MAEAKSLETAEEISDIAFGFMGSKALFSALHVDLFSVLSEKSLSPADVAKKSDLDPDRATTLLTALTSLGLVRKEGDAFTNSPAAEAFLVKGRKYDFGDYLRFQIDKQMYPFLTQLNEALTDTLEEDQVASYEDWFSDPDEARLYSRSQHAGSLGPGRGLAKLVDLSAAETLLDVGGGTGAFSISLCKAYPGLRSTILDFPNVAKVGEEFIAEEELESRIAYRPGNALKDPWPEHADAVLMSYLFSGVPGTSIPRLVRKAFEVLTPGGDFMVHDFMVDEARDGPKLAALWQLQHTAFNPEARSITSSYVAGLMEAAGFTNIAIEPMIPGMTMLVHGHKPE; translated from the coding sequence ATGGCCGAAGCGAAGTCACTGGAAACGGCTGAAGAAATTTCTGATATTGCCTTTGGTTTTATGGGGTCGAAGGCGCTTTTTTCTGCACTTCATGTCGATTTGTTTTCTGTTCTCTCCGAGAAAAGCTTGTCTCCTGCAGATGTGGCCAAGAAAAGTGATCTAGATCCGGACCGGGCAACGACACTGCTGACAGCGCTCACCAGTCTGGGGCTTGTGCGCAAGGAAGGCGATGCTTTCACGAATTCCCCGGCTGCCGAGGCCTTTCTGGTCAAGGGGCGCAAATATGACTTCGGCGACTATCTGCGCTTCCAGATCGACAAGCAGATGTATCCGTTTCTCACACAGCTCAATGAAGCGCTGACCGATACGCTCGAGGAGGACCAGGTGGCCTCCTATGAAGACTGGTTCAGCGATCCGGACGAGGCGCGACTTTACTCCAGGTCTCAGCATGCCGGTTCGCTGGGGCCGGGGCGGGGTCTTGCCAAGCTGGTCGACCTGTCGGCCGCCGAAACGCTGCTCGATGTTGGTGGCGGCACGGGCGCCTTTTCGATTTCGCTCTGCAAGGCCTATCCCGGCTTGCGCTCGACAATTCTGGATTTTCCGAATGTCGCGAAGGTCGGTGAGGAGTTCATCGCCGAGGAAGAGCTGGAAAGCCGGATCGCCTACCGGCCCGGCAACGCTCTGAAAGATCCCTGGCCGGAACATGCGGATGCGGTGTTGATGTCCTACCTCTTTTCCGGTGTGCCGGGCACATCCATCCCGCGGCTGGTGCGCAAGGCCTTTGAAGTGCTCACCCCCGGCGGAGATTTCATGGTGCATGACTTCATGGTGGACGAGGCGCGCGACGGCCCGAAACTGGCCGCCCTCTGGCAGCTCCAGCACACGGCATTCAATCCCGAGGCCCGCTCCATCACCAGCTCCTATGTCGCCGGGTTGATGGAAGCAGCCGGGTTCACGAACATTGCGATCGAGCCGATGATCCCGGGCATGACCATGCTTGTGCATGGCCACAAGCCGGAATGA